One window from the genome of Trabulsiella odontotermitis encodes:
- the nrdI gene encoding class Ib ribonucleoside-diphosphate reductase assembly flavoprotein NrdI, translating into MSNLVFFSSSSENTLRFIERLGLPAVRIPLNERERLQVDEPYILVVPSYGGGGTAGAVPRQVIRFLNDPHNRALIRGVIASGNRNFGEAFARAGDVIAQKCGVPYLWRFELMGTQYDIDSVRKGVNEFWQRQPQSA; encoded by the coding sequence ATGAGCAACCTCGTTTTCTTCTCCAGCAGCTCCGAAAACACGCTCCGCTTTATTGAGCGGCTGGGGTTGCCTGCGGTGCGGATCCCGCTCAATGAGCGCGAACGCCTCCAGGTGGACGAGCCATACATTCTGGTGGTTCCCAGTTACGGCGGCGGCGGAACCGCTGGCGCCGTGCCCCGGCAGGTGATCCGTTTTTTAAACGATCCCCATAACCGCGCATTGATCCGTGGGGTGATTGCTTCGGGCAACCGCAACTTCGGCGAGGCGTTCGCGCGTGCCGGTGACGTCATCGCGCAAAAATGCGGCGTCCCGTACCTGTGGCGCTTTGAGTTGATGGGCACCCAATACGATATCGACAGCGTTCGAAAAGGAGTGAACGAATTTTGGCAACGACAACCACAGAGCGCGTGA
- a CDS encoding ArsR/SmtB family transcription factor, with protein sequence MEEKVSEEALPFDMVKVFKALADPVRLTIVRGLLADSPGAERHCSTFGLTVTRATRSHHFKVLREAGLIRVVDKGNMAVAVLRWDEIEHELPGLVQLIRHTDKE encoded by the coding sequence ATGGAAGAAAAGGTAAGTGAAGAAGCGTTACCCTTTGATATGGTTAAAGTATTTAAAGCTCTCGCCGATCCTGTCCGTTTGACCATTGTGCGGGGTTTGCTGGCTGACAGTCCGGGAGCGGAGCGTCACTGTTCCACTTTTGGGCTCACCGTCACGCGCGCTACTCGCTCACATCACTTCAAAGTGCTGCGTGAAGCGGGGCTGATCCGCGTCGTTGACAAGGGTAATATGGCCGTCGCCGTGCTGCGATGGGATGAAATTGAACACGAGCTTCCAGGCCTGGTTCAGCTTATTCGTCATACTGACAAAGAATAA
- the stpA gene encoding DNA-binding protein StpA has translation MSLILQKLNNIRSLRAMAREFSIDVLEDMLEKLRIVTEEKRADEQEMRQERVQQQEKINAWLELIKADGLSPEELLKGNSTLSQGPAKRKARPAKYRFTDTNGEEKTWTGQGRTPKPIAHALANGKSLDDFLI, from the coding sequence ATGTCTTTAATTTTGCAAAAACTTAATAATATTCGTAGCTTGCGTGCGATGGCGCGGGAATTCTCCATTGACGTTCTTGAAGATATGCTGGAAAAACTCAGGATCGTGACTGAAGAAAAGCGTGCGGATGAGCAGGAGATGCGTCAGGAACGTGTGCAGCAGCAGGAAAAAATCAATGCCTGGCTTGAACTTATCAAAGCCGATGGCCTCTCGCCGGAAGAATTACTGAAGGGCAACAGCACGCTTTCACAAGGTCCGGCGAAACGCAAAGCGCGTCCGGCAAAATATCGCTTTACCGACACTAACGGTGAAGAAAAAACCTGGACCGGTCAGGGAAGAACACCGAAACCGATTGCCCACGCGCTGGCAAACGGTAAATCACTGGACGATTTCCTGATTTAA
- a CDS encoding DUF883 domain-containing protein, protein MFNRPNRNDVNDGVQDIQNDVSQLADSLEAVLKSWGSDAKDEADAARRKAQSLLRETRARMHGRTVVQQTARDAVSCACTFVRDRPWQSVGAAAAVGIFIGALLSLRR, encoded by the coding sequence ATGTTTAACCGACCAAACAGAAACGACGTGAATGACGGTGTGCAGGATATTCAGAATGATGTCAGCCAACTGGCCGACTCGCTGGAGGCCGTGCTGAAATCCTGGGGCAGCGATGCCAAAGACGAAGCCGATGCCGCGCGTCGCAAGGCGCAGTCGCTATTGCGTGAAACCCGCGCCAGAATGCATGGCCGGACCGTGGTACAACAGACAGCCCGCGATGCCGTCAGTTGTGCTTGTACCTTCGTACGCGATCGTCCCTGGCAGAGTGTTGGCGCGGCTGCCGCTGTCGGAATTTTTATTGGCGCATTATTGAGTTTACGCCGATAA
- the nrdH gene encoding glutaredoxin-like protein NrdH, with product MRITIYTRNDCVQCHATKRAMESRGFEFEMVNVDQHPEAVDSLRSQGFRQLPVVVAGETSWSGFRPDMINRLRPDAIAASA from the coding sequence ATGCGCATTACTATTTACACTCGAAATGATTGTGTTCAGTGCCACGCCACGAAACGGGCGATGGAAAGCCGTGGATTTGAATTTGAGATGGTTAACGTCGACCAGCACCCCGAGGCTGTGGATTCGCTGCGCTCGCAGGGTTTCCGCCAGTTGCCGGTTGTGGTGGCGGGTGAGACGAGCTGGTCCGGTTTTCGCCCGGATATGATTAACCGTCTGCGTCCGGATGCCATTGCGGCCAGCGCATGA
- a CDS encoding homoserine/threonine efflux transporter — protein MDPLHAILLTVGLFVLTFFNPGANLFVVVQTSLASGRRAGVLTGLGVALGDALYSGLGLFGMATLITQCEGLFSAIKIGGGLYLLWFAFKSMRRQPSPMTPALTRPIVAPWYIFFRTGMITCLSNPQTVLFFISIFSVTLSATTPGWAKLLAWLGIVLSSITWRLFLSQAFSLPAVRRSYASMQRIASRVIGAVIGLFAIRLIWEGVMRK, from the coding sequence ATGGATCCTTTGCACGCCATTCTGCTTACCGTCGGTCTGTTTGTGCTGACCTTCTTCAACCCCGGCGCCAACCTGTTCGTGGTGGTGCAGACCAGCCTCGCCTCCGGGCGGCGCGCAGGTGTGCTGACCGGGCTTGGCGTGGCGCTGGGCGATGCGCTCTATTCCGGCCTCGGCCTGTTCGGCATGGCGACGCTCATCACTCAGTGCGAGGGACTCTTTTCGGCGATCAAAATTGGCGGCGGCCTCTATCTGCTGTGGTTCGCGTTTAAAAGCATGCGCCGACAGCCATCGCCGATGACACCCGCGCTGACCCGCCCCATCGTCGCACCGTGGTATATCTTTTTCCGTACCGGGATGATCACTTGTCTCTCCAACCCGCAGACGGTCCTGTTTTTTATCAGTATCTTTTCCGTCACCCTCAGCGCCACGACGCCTGGCTGGGCCAAACTGCTGGCATGGCTGGGGATTGTGCTCAGCTCCATCACCTGGCGGCTGTTCTTAAGCCAGGCCTTTTCTCTGCCCGCCGTCCGGCGGTCATACGCCAGCATGCAGCGCATCGCCAGCCGGGTGATTGGCGCGGTGATCGGCCTGTTTGCCATCAGGCTAATCTGGGAAGGCGTGATGCGGAAATAA
- the tcp gene encoding methyl-accepting chemotaxis citrate transducer, producing MLKNTRVKTGIIIALGVFCLLQAATGGLFYSAVSNDRHNFQRSGILNAQQENLSDSVNTLIKTRVTVTRVAIRFLKNQRDPASLEAINKLLNTAGDSLNKAENYYKSWQGLPPVAGQSATLTAEMDKTFRQMHDVLRQSIDYLRADNYQAYGDLDAQQAQDDMEASYNRWRAENNTLLKGAADDNQRSFINMHWTLGVILLSVIAVLIVIWLGLQHLLLKPLRSIMNHIRTIARGDLTQTIAIDSRNEMGQLAASLNEMQLSLVTTVSAVRGSTDSIYTGAGEIAAGSNDLSSRTEQQASSLEETAASMEQLTATVKQNTDNARQATQLAKTASETAARGGRVVDTVVHTMSEIADSSQQIAHITSVIDSIAFQTNILALNAAVEAARAGEQGRGFAVVAGEVRTLASRSAQAAKEIKGLIDNSVSRVNTGSSQVTDAGNTMKELVEAVTRVTDIMSEIASASDEQSRGIEQVSLAVSQMDSVTQQNAALVQESAAAAAALEDQAEQLRQAVAAFRLNSSPTLSAKPTASVKTPALLRPVASAPTGGDSNWETF from the coding sequence ATGCTGAAAAATACTCGCGTTAAAACCGGAATTATTATCGCGTTGGGGGTATTTTGCTTACTCCAGGCGGCAACAGGGGGCCTGTTTTATTCTGCGGTCAGTAATGACCGGCACAATTTCCAGCGCTCCGGGATCCTCAATGCTCAACAGGAAAATCTAAGCGACAGCGTTAACACCCTGATCAAAACCCGCGTCACCGTCACCCGTGTGGCGATCCGTTTTCTAAAAAATCAGCGCGATCCGGCCTCTCTGGAGGCGATCAATAAACTGCTCAACACCGCAGGCGACTCCCTTAACAAGGCCGAAAATTATTATAAATCCTGGCAAGGATTGCCGCCCGTAGCCGGGCAGAGCGCGACGCTGACGGCGGAGATGGATAAAACCTTCCGTCAGATGCATGACGTGCTGCGCCAGTCGATAGACTATCTGCGCGCCGACAACTATCAGGCCTATGGCGACCTCGACGCCCAACAGGCGCAGGACGACATGGAAGCCAGCTACAATCGCTGGCGGGCGGAAAACAACACCTTGTTGAAGGGCGCCGCCGATGATAACCAGCGCAGCTTCATTAACATGCACTGGACGCTGGGGGTGATCCTGCTCTCCGTCATTGCCGTGCTGATTGTGATCTGGCTCGGCCTGCAGCATCTGCTGCTGAAACCACTTCGCAGCATTATGAACCACATTCGTACTATCGCCCGTGGCGATCTGACGCAGACCATTGCCATCGACAGCCGCAACGAAATGGGGCAACTGGCGGCGAGCCTTAATGAGATGCAGCTGTCGCTGGTGACCACCGTCAGCGCCGTACGCGGCAGCACGGACTCCATCTACACCGGCGCGGGGGAAATTGCCGCAGGCAGTAATGATCTCTCTTCCCGCACCGAACAACAGGCGTCATCGCTGGAAGAGACCGCCGCCAGCATGGAACAGCTGACCGCGACGGTGAAACAGAATACCGACAACGCCCGTCAGGCGACACAACTGGCGAAAACCGCCTCGGAAACCGCCGCACGCGGGGGGCGTGTCGTGGATACCGTAGTCCACACGATGAGCGAAATTGCCGACAGTTCACAGCAAATCGCCCACATTACCAGCGTCATCGACAGCATTGCCTTCCAGACCAATATTCTGGCGCTGAACGCGGCAGTGGAAGCGGCGCGCGCCGGAGAACAGGGACGTGGTTTCGCCGTGGTGGCCGGTGAGGTGCGCACGCTTGCCAGCCGCAGCGCGCAGGCGGCGAAGGAAATCAAAGGGCTTATCGACAACTCTGTCAGCCGCGTGAATACCGGTTCCAGTCAGGTGACCGACGCCGGTAACACTATGAAAGAACTGGTGGAAGCGGTAACCCGCGTGACGGATATCATGAGTGAAATTGCCTCGGCGTCCGATGAGCAGAGCCGCGGCATTGAACAGGTGAGCCTGGCCGTGTCGCAGATGGACAGCGTGACGCAGCAGAACGCCGCGCTGGTACAGGAATCCGCAGCGGCGGCGGCGGCGCTGGAAGATCAGGCCGAACAGTTGCGCCAGGCGGTGGCCGCGTTTCGCCTGAACAGCTCGCCAACGCTCAGTGCGAAACCGACAGCCAGTGTGAAAACACCTGCACTGCTGCGCCCGGTGGCCTCGGCACCAACCGGCGGCGACAGCAACTGGGAAACGTTCTGA
- the alaE gene encoding L-alanine exporter AlaE, with product MFSAQSRLRHAAADTFAMVVYCSVVNMLIEVFLSGMTFEQSLSSRLVAIPVNILIAWPYGMYRDVIMRQAKRLSPAGWMKNLADVLAYVTFQSPVYVAILLTVGADWHQIVAAVSSNIVISMLMGAAYGYFLDYCRRLFRVGNYHQAKA from the coding sequence ATGTTCTCTGCGCAGTCCCGCCTGCGTCATGCAGCAGCAGATACCTTCGCTATGGTGGTCTACTGTTCCGTCGTGAACATGCTGATTGAAGTTTTTCTCTCCGGTATGACCTTCGAGCAGTCGCTTTCATCGCGTCTGGTGGCGATTCCGGTCAATATTCTTATTGCATGGCCGTACGGTATGTATCGCGATGTGATTATGCGTCAGGCAAAACGCCTTAGTCCGGCGGGCTGGATGAAAAATCTGGCGGATGTGCTGGCGTATGTGACGTTTCAGTCGCCAGTGTATGTCGCAATCCTGCTGACAGTAGGTGCTGACTGGCATCAGATTGTCGCGGCGGTGAGTTCGAATATCGTTATTTCGATGTTGATGGGCGCCGCTTACGGTTACTTCCTCGATTATTGCCGCCGCTTGTTCCGTGTGGGCAATTATCATCAGGCCAAAGCCTGA
- a CDS encoding rhodanese family protein encodes MTCTTLSPRDAETRIRQGAQLIDIREADEYAREHIAQARLFPLSAIEKGERLPLQAADEVIFHCQAGKRSSDNAAKLVAAAAPGKVWLMEGGIDAWKQAGLPTEEDKSQPLPLMRQVQIAAGVLILCGVILGYTVAEGFFLLSGFVGAGLLLAGMSGFCGMARLLAVMPWNRQAS; translated from the coding sequence ATGACCTGTACTACCCTGAGCCCGCGCGATGCAGAAACCCGCATCCGCCAGGGCGCTCAATTGATTGATATTCGCGAAGCCGATGAATATGCCCGCGAGCATATTGCGCAGGCGCGGCTGTTTCCCCTCAGCGCCATAGAGAAAGGCGAACGCCTGCCGTTGCAGGCCGCCGATGAGGTAATTTTTCATTGCCAGGCGGGAAAACGGTCGTCGGATAATGCCGCGAAGCTCGTTGCTGCCGCCGCGCCCGGCAAAGTCTGGCTGATGGAGGGCGGGATTGACGCCTGGAAACAGGCCGGACTGCCGACAGAAGAAGATAAATCGCAGCCGCTGCCGTTAATGCGTCAGGTACAGATTGCGGCAGGGGTGTTAATCCTCTGCGGTGTGATCCTCGGCTACACCGTTGCGGAAGGCTTTTTCCTGTTAAGCGGGTTTGTCGGCGCCGGATTATTGCTGGCGGGCATGAGCGGATTTTGCGGAATGGCGCGACTGCTGGCGGTAATGCCGTGGAATCGCCAGGCGTCGTAA
- a CDS encoding ArsR/SmtB family transcription factor encodes MTELEQLQQSADQAAAMLKAMSHPSRLLILCMLSGSPGTTAGELAQITGLSPSATSQHLARMRDEGLIDCERNAQRQHYFIRHPAVNQIISTLKTIWCP; translated from the coding sequence ATGACCGAACTCGAACAACTTCAACAAAGCGCCGATCAGGCTGCTGCCATGCTGAAAGCGATGAGCCATCCCAGTCGCCTTCTCATTCTGTGCATGCTGAGCGGTTCGCCCGGTACCACTGCGGGTGAGCTGGCGCAAATCACCGGGCTTAGCCCCTCGGCGACCTCCCAGCATCTCGCCAGAATGCGTGACGAAGGGCTGATTGACTGCGAACGTAACGCACAGCGCCAGCATTACTTCATCAGGCATCCGGCGGTGAATCAAATCATCAGCACACTGAAAACCATCTGGTGCCCGTAA
- a CDS encoding DUF2002 family protein — MYLRPDEVARVLEKAGFTMDSVTQKTYGYRRGENYVYVNREARMGRTALIIHPALKERSNMLAEPASEIKTCDHYQQFPLYLAGDAREHYGIPHGFSSRIALERFLNGLFGDSVN; from the coding sequence ATGTATTTACGACCCGATGAGGTGGCGCGCGTTCTTGAAAAAGCGGGATTTACGATGGATAGCGTAACCCAAAAAACGTACGGATATCGCCGTGGTGAGAATTATGTATACGTCAATCGTGAAGCCCGCATGGGGCGTACGGCATTAATCATCCACCCGGCGCTGAAAGAGCGCAGTAACATGCTGGCGGAACCTGCGTCGGAAATTAAAACCTGCGATCATTACCAGCAATTCCCCCTCTATCTGGCGGGTGATGCGCGAGAGCATTATGGTATCCCTCATGGTTTCAGTTCGCGTATTGCGCTGGAGCGTTTTTTAAACGGATTATTTGGTGATTCCGTCAATTAG